A genome region from Leucoraja erinacea ecotype New England unplaced genomic scaffold, Leri_hhj_1 Leri_183S, whole genome shotgun sequence includes the following:
- the LOC129716191 gene encoding 40S ribosomal protein S10-like has translation MKAMQSLKSRGYVKEQFAWRYFYWYMTNEGIQYMRDYLHHPPEIVPATLCRQTRCETARPKGPMEDCPRLRESDRDSYRRATPLGSARKAEAGAGAATEFQFRGGCTSVIVHKCAQPGGEAAPMSGRPSPREGWPGVRLNGTHVRAIRLGAGTVERWSDFAVRQTVQIYKDKNEQTKKQFLPHCYKSTKCSRQGTQGRYRLRDCGTL, from the coding sequence ATGAAGGCCATGCAGTCTTTGAAATCTCGTGGATATGTAAAGGAGCAATTTGCATGGCGATACTTTTACTGGTACATGACTAATGAGGGCATCCAGTACATGCGTGACTATCTCCACCACCCTCCAGAGATCGTTCCTGCTACTCTGTGTCGCCAAACACGCTGTGAGACTGCAAGGCCTAAAGGTCCAATGGAAGATTGTCCTCGCCTCCGTGAATCTGACAGAGACAGTTATAGGCGGGCAACTCCACTTGGATCGGCCAGGAAGGCTGAAGCTGGTGCAGGGGCAGCCACAGAATTCCAGTTTAGAGGTGGATGTACCTCAGTAATTGTGCACAAATGCGCCCAGCCTGGGGGagaagcggcgcccatgtcggggcggcccagcccgagggaggggtGGCCTGGCGTGAGGctgaacggtactcacgtgagggcgatccggctcggggctggaacggtggaaCGGTGGTCCGAttttgccgtcaggcagacggtacagatctacaaggacaaaaacgaacagactaaaaaacagtttttaccccactgctataaaagcactaaatgtagccgccaaggaacgcaggggcgatacagactaagggactgtggtacactgtga